The window TAACAGCGAGAAAAATTAATAATAACGTCCATGCAAACACTTGATCATAAGCCAAATTCACTTTAGATAAGTACAGTTGATTTCCAATCGAATTTTTAGTTTGTGCTAAAAATTCTGCCATAACTAATACCTTAATTCCAAGTCCTGCAGATTGTAATAAAGCGGTTTTTACTTGACTTTGGATTAAAGGAATGTAACAGTATTTTAGTCCAGTAATGATTCGATTATCCTCTAACTTATAAACATCAACTAGTTCAGAATCAATTTGTTTAATTCCTCCAAAAGTTGCTTGATATATTATAGGAAAAATCATAAAGAATGTTATGAGATAAGGTGTAGTTTCAAAACCAAATAATATTAACATTATCACAACGATTGAAATCACAGGAACCGTTCGAAGAATCGTTACTATAGGCGAGCAGAAAGTCGCGAACTTTGGGTAAAATCCAGAAAGAAGCCCTAATGCAACTCCAATGATAAATGCAATGGTTAAAGCTAGCAGTAACCTAAGAATAGTTGCTCCCATGCTTTGAAGAGTTTTCAAGTTTGTAAACAACTCAAAAAAAGCTTTAAAGACAGCAAGTGGACTTGGTAAAAGTAACGGATTATTTACAACGGCAAAGACTATAATCCAACCTAAAAAAAGGATGAAAATTGAAAGCATTGTTATTCCTGTTTTTTTCAAAAAAATCACCTACTATGGTTGATAATAAAATTCAGTACTTGGTAGTACGTTTCCAATCAATCCAGGATTTATTTCTAAAATTAAATTAAAATAAGTTTCTAAAGAAGTTTTCGCATCTTGCGCTGAAACAAATCCTAAATGACTATTTGGAATAGCATTAACTAAAACAGCATATGGAAATCCAAATTCTAAATCAACTGCTAAAGTAGCGGCTGCTTCCACATCATCATTTACAGATTCAATCGAGGCTTCTAAATCATTTAAAAATGTATTAATTGCGTTTTTTGACAAAGAAGCTTTCCCAAACACTCCAGCTTGAGGATAGGAATTATCTCCTGTTATTGTTTGATACTCTGCTTGCAAATCAATAATATCTATATTAGAGATTTGAGCAGTTAAAACAGATAAAGAAGGTTCTGCAATCATAATAATTTTTGAGGAATCAGCTATAAAAGAAGCCGTCGCAGTAGCCACTGAATCCACATAAGTAATTGTACAATCTATCTCGAGAGAGTTCAATAGGAATTGAATAATAATGTCGGATGTTTGATTTTGCCCAAAAACAATTATTTCTTTTCCTTCTAAATCACTCATCGTAAAAGTTGAATCTTGAACGGTAATAAGATAATAATTTCCAAATGTAATTGCTGCTAAAAAAATATAATCTTGGTTGGATTGAAACAATTTTGCCCCAAGATTTGTTGGTGCAAAGATAAAATCATGAGACCCTGATCCAAAGGCTGCTACCAAGGGGTCTGCTCCAACCACAACATCAACTAAATAATTTTCAGCTTCTTCTTGAACGTACATTTGAGCAAGGGCCGGTGCTCCAGATGGAGTCATAACGGACAATACTCCTATATCTTCTTGACAACCAAATAATAGAAAGCCAAAAAGGAATAGTACAATGAAACTTACGATTTTTCTCATTTTGATCCCTCTGAATAACTAGTTCTTTTTTTATAGGTAGTATGAAGTAATTCATGACTGATATGAGAATTTGGTTCTTGTAAAAATTCTTTGTATATTTTAATTACAGCAGGATTTTCATGTGATTTTCTAAATTCAGCTTCTTCATCAATGTTATAAAGCACTTTTGCCCTCTTAGCTCTAACATCTATTTTTTCTTGAACTTCAGCTGAAACAATCGGCTGTCCTCCGCCATTTACACATCCACCAGTGCAACCCATGAATTCAACAAAATGATATTGTTTATCTGTAATTTTAAGATGTTCCATAAATTCCTTTATGGCTCTTCCGCCATGTACAACTGCAACATTTACTTCTGTTCCATTAACACAATAAGTAGCTTCTTTGATGTTTTCAAGCCCTCTCATATCTGCGAATTCAACAGGAGTAGAATGTCCTTCTAAAATTTCAGTAACCGTTCTTAAAGCGGCTTCCATTACTCCTCCAGTCGCTCCAAAAATAGCGCCTGCTCCGGTATATTTTGCCAATTCACCAAAAGGTTTGATTGGTTCCAAATCACGGAAAGGAATTCCTCTATGTCTGATTATTCTAGAAATTTCTCTCGTAGTTAATACAATATCTACGTCTCTGTATCCATCTCTTCCCATTTCGGGTCTTCTAGCTTCGGCCTTTTTCGCAACACAAGGCATAATCGATACCGAAATGATGTCTTTTGGACTTTTATTTAATTTTTTTGCATAATAAGTTTTTATTAGAGCTCCTGCCATTTGTTGAGGAGATTTACAAGAAGATAAGTTAGAAATATATTCAGGATAGTAAAGTTCTAAATAATTAACCCATCCAGGTGAACATGAAGTAAACATTGGTAATACACCATTGTTTTTCACACGAGAAATAAATTCGGTTCCTTCTTCTAGAATCGTCAAATCGGCTGTAAAGTTTGTATCCATGATTTCATGAATTCCTAACACTTTTAAAGCAGCAAACATTTGACCTTCCACATTGGTTCCAATTTTATATCCAAACTCTTCTCCAAGTGCTGCTCTTACAGCTGGTGCAACTTGAACGACTATTGTTTTTTCTGGATCTCTTAGAGCTCTTTCTAATTCTTTAATTTCATCTTTTTCACGAATGGCTCCTGTAGGGCATGCTTGAATACATTTTCCACAATAGATACAACCTGCATCATCCAAATTATGGAATAATGCTGGTCCAACATAAGTTTTAGATCCTCTTTGATTAAAATTTAAAATACCAAGTCCAGATAATTTTTCACATGCAGAAACACAACGTCCACATAAAACGCATTTACTAGAATCAATAATCATTGCATCGGAAGAATCGTTGAGTCTAATCGTTTTTTGATCAAAAATTTCTCCATTACTAAAATCATTATCAACATTAAATCTTCTTAACAAATCTAAAAATTCACAACTATTTTCTCTGGAACATTTCCAACATTCAAATTTATGGTTTCCTGCAAGTAATTCAAGATTTGCAGATACGGCATTATATACTTCTTTGGAATTGGTCGAAATATTCATTCCTTCTACTACTTTTGTTGAACAAGAAGTTTTCAACCCTTTCATTCCATCTATTTTTACGATACATACACGACAATTGGATTCTTCATGAACTCCTTGTAAAAAACAAAGTCTAGGAATTCGAACTCCAGCAATTTCAGCCGCTTTTAATACAGTATACCCAGATGGAACTTCTATTTGTTTGCCATCAATTGTTACATGTATCATATTAGCCATTCAATCGTTCCTCCCAGTGTAATGATTTTGAAGTAATTGCATTGACAGGACAAACCGTTTTACATGCTCCACATCGAATACAAATGTCTAAATCAATAAAATGTTTATCTTTTACTTTTCCTGAAATAGCTCCAACAGGACAGTTCTTTGCACATTTAGTACAACCAATACATTTATCAGTAACAACAAAATTAGTAAGATTTGAACAAACTCCTGCCGGACACACCTTGGCCACTACATGAGCAACATATTCGTTTCTAAAATGTTTAAGCGTAGATAAAACTGGATTTGGAGCTGTTTGTCCTAATCCACATAAAGATGATTCCTGAATCATGTTCCCAAGTATTTCTAACGTATCTAAATCTTGAAGCGTTCCTTCGCCCTCGCAAATTTTATTAAGGATGTCAAGCATTCTTCTGGTTCCTTCTCTACAAGGAGTGCATTTCCCGCAAGATTCTTCAACGGTAAAATCAAGATAAAAACGAGCAACGTCTACCATGCAGTTATCCTCATCCATTACAATCATTCCACCCGAACCCATCATAGAACCTAAATTAATTAGATTATCAAAATCAATTGGAGTGTCAAGCGATTCTTCTGTAATACATCCCCCGGATGGACCACCGGTTTGAACGGATTTAAATTTTCTTTTATTGGGAATTCCTCCACCAATATCAAAAATTACTTCTCTAAGTGTTGTTCCCATTGGAACTTCTAATAATCCGGTATTTTGAATCTTTCCACCAAGCGCAAATACTTTTGTACCACTTGATTTTTCTGTTCCTATCGATTTAAACCAAGTTGCTCCTTTTAAGAATACAACTGGAACGTTAGCAAATGTTTCAACGTTATTCACGTTGGTTGGGTGCCCCCATAATCCTTTTACTGCAGGAAAGGGTGGTTTGTTTTTTGGCATACCTCGGTTACCTTCAATGGAGGCGATGAGCGCGGTTTCTTCTCCGCAAACAAAAGCACCTGCACCAAGGCGTAATTCTATATCAAAATCAAAACCAGTATCAAAGATATTTTTTCCTAAAAGTTGATATTTTTTTGCTTGAGCAATCGCAATTTCAAGTCTTTCTACCGCAACGGGATATTCAGCACGAACATAAACATATCCTTGATTTGCTCCAATTGCATATCCACAAATAGCCATTGCTTCTAAAACAGAATGAGGATCTCCTTCTAGAACGGCTCTATCCATAAATGCGCCTGGGTCCCCTTCGTCTGCATTACAAATAACATACTTTTGATCATCTACTGATTTTGATGCAAATTCCCATTTTAATCCAGTTGAGAATCCACCGCCACCTCGGCCGCGAAGTCCAGACTTTTTCATTGTCTCAATTACTTCCATAGGAGTCATTTCGGTTAGCACTTTTCCAAGCGCTAAATATCCATCATTTGTGATGTATTCTTCAATGTCTAATGGATTTATATTTCCACAATTTCTTAATGTTAAACGTCTTTGTTTTGCATAAAATTTTAATTGTGAATTGTTTTTAATTTTCTTTTTTTCAATTGTATCTTTAAACAGAAGTCTTTCAACAATTTTACCTTTTACAATGTGCTCACTAACAATTTCAAAAACATCTTCTTTTGTTACGTGAGAATAGAAAACTTCTCCAGGATAAACGACAACAATCGGACCCTTTTCACAAAGTCCAAAACAACCTGTCATAACGATTTTTACATCTTCATGCAAATTATAACTATCTAAATACTTTTCAAATTCATCTCTTATTTCTTTTGAGTTGGAATTAGAACACTCACTACCGCCACAGATTAATATATGCATACTCTCTAACATAACTGTACCTACCTTTTCACCGATGACAACAAATATCGATCTAGTTTTTTTCCACCCATAAGGT is drawn from Bacillota bacterium and contains these coding sequences:
- a CDS encoding ABC transporter permease subunit — protein: MKKTGITMLSIFILFLGWIIVFAVVNNPLLLPSPLAVFKAFFELFTNLKTLQSMGATILRLLLALTIAFIIGVALGLLSGFYPKFATFCSPIVTILRTVPVISIVVIMLILFGFETTPYLITFFMIFPIIYQATFGGIKQIDSELVDVYKLEDNRIITGLKYCYIPLIQSQVKTALLQSAGLGIKVLVMAEFLAQTKNSIGNQLYLSKVNLAYDQVFAWTLLLIFLAVILELLINRYAVIKNKITNDISVKKSITD
- a CDS encoding [FeFe] hydrogenase, group A; amino-acid sequence: MANMIHVTIDGKQIEVPSGYTVLKAAEIAGVRIPRLCFLQGVHEESNCRVCIVKIDGMKGLKTSCSTKVVEGMNISTNSKEVYNAVSANLELLAGNHKFECWKCSRENSCEFLDLLRRFNVDNDFSNGEIFDQKTIRLNDSSDAMIIDSSKCVLCGRCVSACEKLSGLGILNFNQRGSKTYVGPALFHNLDDAGCIYCGKCIQACPTGAIREKDEIKELERALRDPEKTIVVQVAPAVRAALGEEFGYKIGTNVEGQMFAALKVLGIHEIMDTNFTADLTILEEGTEFISRVKNNGVLPMFTSCSPGWVNYLELYYPEYISNLSSCKSPQQMAGALIKTYYAKKLNKSPKDIISVSIMPCVAKKAEARRPEMGRDGYRDVDIVLTTREISRIIRHRGIPFRDLEPIKPFGELAKYTGAGAIFGATGGVMEAALRTVTEILEGHSTPVEFADMRGLENIKEATYCVNGTEVNVAVVHGGRAIKEFMEHLKITDKQYHFVEFMGCTGGCVNGGGQPIVSAEVQEKIDVRAKRAKVLYNIDEEAEFRKSHENPAVIKIYKEFLQEPNSHISHELLHTTYKKRTSYSEGSK
- the nuoF gene encoding NADH-quinone oxidoreductase subunit NuoF produces the protein MLESMHILICGGSECSNSNSKEIRDEFEKYLDSYNLHEDVKIVMTGCFGLCEKGPIVVVYPGEVFYSHVTKEDVFEIVSEHIVKGKIVERLLFKDTIEKKKIKNNSQLKFYAKQRRLTLRNCGNINPLDIEEYITNDGYLALGKVLTEMTPMEVIETMKKSGLRGRGGGGFSTGLKWEFASKSVDDQKYVICNADEGDPGAFMDRAVLEGDPHSVLEAMAICGYAIGANQGYVYVRAEYPVAVERLEIAIAQAKKYQLLGKNIFDTGFDFDIELRLGAGAFVCGEETALIASIEGNRGMPKNKPPFPAVKGLWGHPTNVNNVETFANVPVVFLKGATWFKSIGTEKSSGTKVFALGGKIQNTGLLEVPMGTTLREVIFDIGGGIPNKRKFKSVQTGGPSGGCITEESLDTPIDFDNLINLGSMMGSGGMIVMDEDNCMVDVARFYLDFTVEESCGKCTPCREGTRRMLDILNKICEGEGTLQDLDTLEILGNMIQESSLCGLGQTAPNPVLSTLKHFRNEYVAHVVAKVCPAGVCSNLTNFVVTDKCIGCTKCAKNCPVGAISGKVKDKHFIDLDICIRCGACKTVCPVNAITSKSLHWEERLNG